GAGTGCTGTTGCCACAGGGCCCATGTTTCCAGTGGAGTGGCTTGCCATCTGTAGGTCTATCCAGTAATTTTCCATTAATACTTATTATACACTCATCTGCTTCTTTGTTGTCAATAGGTCAGGTGTCTTATTTGTATCTGACTTAATTCACTGTTGCATGTAACTTAAAACACACAGTAAAGTTCCTCTACTGTGATACAGTCCTGTCAAAATGAAAATACATAGCACACAATCACCCATAGGAATAACTGGTTGCAATCCTCATGTCTTTACCTCTGTGTGTTTAATGTATCGTGTTCAAAAAGGATAACTTTAAGAGATACACTATAGATGCTATTTAACAAGCATTGCAAATGGAAGGAAGGTTAATTACTAACATTGCTTTGAAAATTATTCTTTAGAGATTAACAAGGTTTGATTTGACATGTACTTTTTAGTGCGACCATTCTAGGAATTATGTGAGATGGTATCAGAAAATCTAATATCTAAACCTGGATAGCAATACGATCCTCACTGATTTATTGGGACTGTACCCACTTGCTACTTCAGTCAGTATCTATCACTGAAATTTCACCACCAAACTAACACCAATATCTCCATCACTAGCAGTCTACAATGAAAGTTCAAACTATTGCTGTACAGAAGACACTATGAATTTTACTTCTACCCTAGCTGTCACTTATCACAGATTTTATATTTGGTACCCAATGTGAAAGAAGTAATACCATGAGCTTTACATTGTTATGAGGCATTAGAATATGTCATCATTGTAAAAAGATGCCTGAACCACTATTTGCCAACAATGTGTGTGTATTGTGACAAAAGTTCCAATTGTTTTTTTGGTTGTCTACCAAATGCAAAGCCTGAAGTAAATTGTGAAAAGTAATTCAACATCACCGTTGTCCAGAATGCAGTCAATTTTCAGCTGTTTAAAATTTTCACTGTAATCTGTCAATCTACAAAATACTTCAGATTTGACAACCACTAATATTTAAAAATGATGCACAAAATATTGAACATGTTACCCTACTCATACGTGGGGGTCTTAACACAGGTTTTTTCTTCACATTCCCAGCTTTGGAACAGGTCACAAGGGTTTAAATGCTAGCCACAATTAAGCTGAACACACTGGCCAACAACTTTTCATTAACGATGCACAACTCAAATCCTCCAACAAATATcaattcaataattttattttctcatcACCTCATCCAAATGTATCTGTAGAGTCAGTATCCTTAGTATTGCTGATATGGTTTACCTTGGATCCAAAAATTAACAGTAGGCTAATTTGAATGAAACAGCTGTTCATATGGCTTTAACCTTTCAGTGGAAACTTCAATGTTTGAATGAAAATTCTGTGATTCTACTTATTAATCCCAAAACCAATTCACCAGCCTGTTAATTTGGCCAAATTAACAGACCTAGAAACACTGTCAGGGCAGCACAAAAAAACCACAAGGGTCAGCAGTATTTGTAAAACCCTTTCATATTTTTTGCAACAGTCAATATGGCTTTTAACCGTCACATATTATGTTATCAGACCAAGCACACATCTGCTATCAGTACGTTTAGTTGACAACATAACCAATAACCgtcacatacaatacagtacactaCCTAACTTCACATTATCTGTTAATGTTGGTAAAAAAGCAGGAATGCTCTTGGCctccatttaaaaaaatcattagtaCTTTCATCTCCCTCACACAGTGTGACAATGACTACCTGTACTTTGTTTGCACTACACGGTACCAGTTATTGTTCCTTCATGTCCAGAactgttaatataattttttttctgttctttaacAACTGTTCAATTAGTAGCTGACTCATTGAACCCAATGTCACAGAAAAGGTATCATTGACTAATCGAGAGTATGAGCCATTAGTGAAAAATACAGAATAAAGATTCTGTGCCCAACCAAAAGTTGTAAATTGTGTAGTATGGCTGCAACAGCCACCAAACCTGAAATCAACTTCTCAAGGTCCATGCCATAGTATCCTAAGAAAATCACTGTAGATGGCCCATATCTGTTAATCATCTACAGTTACTTCATCCAAGTAATACCTCATTTAAATGTGACAAACTgtttcaggcaaaaaaaaaaaaaaaaaaaaaaaaaaaaaaaaacctacaacaCCCAATATTATGACAGTCCTGTTAACAGATATTAAAAATATCTCTTCTGACAAGTTCTATGGCAACAAACATGTTAAAGTAATACGACAAACCAAAGCTACCAACACAGCACAATTAAATGctaaatactttattttcaatatgCGTACATAAGTTTAATTAATATTCAGCAACTGCAATACATTGAATGTGTGCAGGTGGTGTATGTTCAAGAAATTAACCTGGTGGCCATCCCATCTGGCGACCTCCAAGAATATGTATATGCAGGTGGTAAACTGACTGACATCCATCTGGTCCATCATTCACCACTAGCCTAAAGCCATTTTTCAGTCCCTGCTGCTTGGCTACCTTTGCTGCAGTGCTCatgaggtggccgagcaactgaaaGAGAGTCGAAGTTTCTTTATAACACATTAAACATCTCGCCGCAACAGCGAGCTACAACCAAAATATATGACTTATCAAATCCAGTGAACATTAGCACAGTAAAAGGTGTAAGATCGGTGACAGAACAATCGGCTACCTTTACTGAACAGCAAATGTATATTACCTGTTCATCACTATCACTTGATTCGGAAAGCCTTTGTATTGGTTTACGTGGAATAACTAGAAAGTGAGTAGGTGCCTGTGGATTAATATCCTGAAAGGCAACACACTGAAAAAGAAATCATAAGCTCATATAATTGACCCCTTTTTTTCGTGGTAGACAAGAAAAGTAAATGCTGATCATCCTACCTGGTCATCTTCATAAATGAAATTACacggaatttctttccttaatATTTTGCCAAAAATAGTGTCGCCACCAGGTGTTGCCTGTCTAGCGCTTTCCACTTCTCCAGCCATTCTATAAATTTAATTGAAAAGTTCTTGAAATTCTTCTATTCCTTACATCCCCTACACATCGACATTACCTCTGCAACTTAACCCCCAAAATTCAATACGGCCATAGATGACTGCAGAATGCAGATACTGCGCTGCGTAGCTCAAAGatatcctatatccttgtaaaaagagatctacggatgaataaagctactactactacattttaCGTCGTTTTTGCGCTATGTAGCTCAAAGTTACATTCGTATTTTACGTCGTTTTTATGAGAACCCAAACATATACGCTGCAGTGCTCCTCTTTGACACGAAAGACGAGACCCAGCTTACTGCAAAATCCGCACAATTCGCACGTTTATTTAATTACGTTTGATATATAAGCTGAATACCGGTATTTTCTTTGTGTCCAAGGACAATCATGTGAGTCAGATAAATTCACCTCGAAAACTTTTTAAGTCCAAAAACTAgaagaaacattttaaaatgttttgatTGTATCAGAACTGGTACATGTGTCTTGACGCATTGTCTATTTCAGTAGGAGTGTATAGAgtctgcatttatcgtaaattaaccctattttagagtttaaaaaggatTCATGAAAATAGTAACATTAATGCCAGGTTTTTCTGTTCCCTTAACAAAAATCTCTTTTTGTTTACTAAACGCCTCTGTTCTTAAGGGAAATACTATGGTAATAATTTTAGCTTAACAAGTTCAGAAATTAAAATAAGAATCACAAAGCGTCTTTTAACGTTATTTGTTTCCTGTTCCATAAAACATTGAACCAGCcacaatgcagccccactgtgaatgctgttcttgccCATGGGATGAGACAGCTGACGCCCATAGATTAGAGATGAGATTAGatccagttttcgttccatagatccaaaaaTGAGAGGATTCTCTTGAGTGGATACTGTCAAATGAGAGGAAGCTGCTGCAAATGGGTATGTTGGGAGGGCTCCCAAGAGCCGTCTTCCAGGTTTACCAAACGTATCTCAGGTACTATTCCCTCCTGTGGATCCTGACTCCTCTACAGGAACTACAATATCCATTACTGATCGTTCACTTCACTGTGAGTGTAGTGTCAGTGGTAGAGCTAGGAGTCCAGTACCAGAGAGACAGGGACCAGAGAGAACTCAGGTTGTTatacccatctccctaccctacagGTTTGAGCTGCTGACTTCACCTGAAGGGAATCCTTCTGTGTCCTGGGTCAAAAAGAATGGGTCTCTTAATCGTTGCCAGCTCAAACGTACATTGAGAAAAGGGAAACGgcaggaaggggtgggggggggggggaggggggaatatcaGATGCACTCTGTGTGTATGCATGATGACCTCTTTCAACATGTTGAAGAAGTATTCTGGCAACCACtgtgggaacagggtgcaaccaaccgaAGATTCTAACCtacaacgacggttcaatcctgtctccggccatcctgatttaggttttccgtgatttccctaaatcgtttcaggaaaatgccgggatggttcctttgaaagggcacggccgatttccttccccatccttccctcccccgagcttgcgctccgtctctaatgacctcgttgtcgacaggacgttaaacgctagtctcctcctcctccttctaacCTACATTCGGAAAAAAATGCCTGTCATCCAGTGTCTTACCTGGATAATCCAGTGTCTGGCAGAGAAGTTATCTAAGCTCCAAGATCATACTTGGATATACCCAGCGACTGGTAGAGAAGGATGACATGACCAGCCTTGACATGGAATTTCAATGAAGCTCACTACTTGGAGCATTGTCGATAGAATTGATCCTGGCCCCTGGTTAAAATCTGAAAGGAAGGACTGAAACAGAGTCGTCGAAGGTTCTGTAATAAGCTAGGCAGCAACTTCCTGGAGTTAAGCCACAGGGTTGAGAACAGTATGGTCCCTCT
This sequence is a window from Schistocerca nitens isolate TAMUIC-IGC-003100 chromosome 3, iqSchNite1.1, whole genome shotgun sequence. Protein-coding genes within it:
- the LOC126249692 gene encoding adenosine 5'-monophosphoramidase HINT1, which codes for MAGEVESARQATPGGDTIFGKILRKEIPCNFIYEDDQCVAFQDINPQAPTHFLVIPRKPIQRLSESSDSDEQLLGHLMSTAAKVAKQQGLKNGFRLVVNDGPDGCQSVYHLHIHILGGRQMGWPPG